The Papilio machaon chromosome 28, ilPapMach1.1, whole genome shotgun sequence genome includes a window with the following:
- the LOC106710189 gene encoding pyridoxal phosphate phosphatase PHOSPHO2, with product MASLAVFDFDRTIVDDDSDATIINRLREKKPPPEWEAGNHDWTPYMSNVFEHAYSAGMHPDDILDSIASMRPTPGIEELITTLAANDWDVLVLTDANTVFVNHWLKTHGLQDAVSAVVTNRAFWKNDRLYIEPCMHQSTCPRCPTNLCKSIALGQWCQKPYANIIYSGDGRNDFCPATTLPPHATVFPRRGYPLDDLIKKTLSSPNPQVKAKVVPWEDCYRILREVFPTRDHLSN from the exons atggcGTCTTTAGCAGTATTTGATTTTGATCGTACTATAGTTGACGATGATTCCGATGCTACAATTATCAATAGATTACGCGAAAAAAAACCTCCGCCCGAATGGGAAGCCGGGAACCATGACTGGACACCTTACATGAGCAAT GTATTCGAACACGCGTATTCCGCGGGCATGCATCCCGATGACATCCTGGACAGCATCGCCTCCATGCGACCCACCCCGGGTATTGAAGAGCTGATCACAACTTTAGCTGCCAACGACTGGGATGTACTCGTCCTGACGGACGCTAATACCGTCTTTGTTAATCATTGGCTGAAGACACATGGCCTGCAG GACGCAGTCAGTGCTGTAGTTACTAACAGGGCGTTCTGGAAGAACGACCGATTGTACATAGAGCCGTGCATGCACCAGTCTACTTGCCCCCGCTGTCCGACCAATCTGTGCAAGTCTATAGCTCTAGGTCAATGGTGTCAGAAGCCATAtgctaatataatatacagcGGTGATGGTAGAAATGACTTCTGTCCTGCTACAACGTTACCACCACAT gCGACAGTATTCCCTAGAAGAGGTTATCCTTTAGATGATCTCATTAAGAAGACATTGTCATCTCCTAATCCACAAGTCAAAGCTAAAGTGGTCCCTTGGGAAGACTGCTATCGGATATTACGCGAAGTTTTCCCAACTAGAGATCATTTATCTAACTGA
- the LOC106710188 gene encoding grpE protein homolog, mitochondrial, giving the protein MASLKVYSVGRLVKHITDSSLRSLRGNIYRSSVRGYSTEEKAAEDSSGDKQMPTTLEDCHKQIETLSTEVSTLKQQLKDYEDKYKRALADGENVRRRMMKQVEDAKSFAIQSFCKDLLDVADTLSAAADSVPERAEAHAESAAAALRSLHDGLRLTRAQLDQVFARHGLVAVSPLREKFDPNLHEALFTQEVEGFEPGTVVTVSKVGYKLHERCVRPALVGVAKG; this is encoded by the exons ATGGCTTCACTAAAAGTATATTCAGTGGGTAGACTAGTAAAACATATAACAGATTCGAGTCTCCGATCATTACGGGGGAACATTTACAG ATCTTCAGTCAGAGGCTACAGTACCGAGGAAAAGGCTGCAGAAGACTCATCCGGTGATAAACAGATGCCCACAACATTGGAGGACTGTCATAAACAAATCGAAACATTAAGTACTGAAGTTTCCACACTTAAACAACAACTTAAGGATTATGAA GACAAATACAAGCGTGCTCTAGCAGACGGAGAGAACGTCAGAAGACGTATGATGAAGCAAGTTGAAGATGCTAAGTCATTTGCTATACAGAGCTTCTGTAAAGACCTTCTTGAT GTTGCGGATACACTGAGTGCAGCTGCAGACAGTGTGCCCGAGAGGGCGGAGGCACACGCGGAGAGCGCGGCGGCTGCGCTACGTTCCCTGCACGATGGCTTGCGTCTAACGCGAGCACAACTCGACCAg GTGTTTGCTAGACATGGGCTGGTGGCAGTGTCTCCGTTGAGAGAGAAATTTGACCCCAACCTGCATGAGGCGTTGTTCACACAG GAGGTAGAAGGTTTTGAGCCAGGCACAGTGGTGACTGTCAGCAAGGTTGGGTACAAACTGCACGAGCGTTGTGTGCGACCTGCGCTTGTGGGTGTTGCTAAAGGCTAG
- the LOC106709225 gene encoding putative pre-mRNA-splicing factor ATP-dependent RNA helicase PRP1: MSKRRIEVMDPFIKRKREEKAAAAAKAGTTSESSDTASTTMAVPQATTSTPGINPYTGLPHSQRYHELLRRRLGLPVWEYKNDFMRLLNTHQCVVLVGETGSGKTTQIPQWSVEFAAVTAGKSTGVACTQPRRVAAMSVAQRVAEEMDVALGQQVGYSIRFEDCSGPQTVLKYMTDGMLLREAMSDPMLEQYRVILLDEAHERTLATDILMGVLKEVIKQRSDLKLVIMSATLDAGKFQQYFDNAPLMNVPGRTHPVEIFYTPQPERDYLEAAIRTVIQIHLCEEIAGDILLFLTGQEEIEDACKRIKREIDNLGPDAGELKCIPLYSTLPPNLQQRIFEPAPPNRPNGAIGRKVVVSTNIAETSLTIDGVVFVIDPGFAKQKVYNPRIRVESLLVSPISKASAQQRAGRAGRTRPGKCFRLYTEKAYKNEMQDNTYPEILRSNLGSVVLQLKKLGIDDLVHFDFMDPPAPETLMRALELLNYLAALDDDGNLTDLGAVMAEFPLDPQLAKMLIASCNHNCSNEILSITAMLSVPQCFVRPNEARKAADEAKMRFAHIDGDHLTLLNVYHAFKQNMEDPHWCYDNFINYRSLKSGDNVRQQLSRIMDRFNLKRTSTEFTSKDYYINIRKALVNGFFMQVAHLERTGHYLTVKDNQVVQLHPSTCLDHKPDWVIYNEFVLTTKNYIRTVTDIKPEWLLKIAPQYYELNNFPQCEARRQLELLQARLDSKAYQEGF; the protein is encoded by the exons ATGTCTAAAAGAAGAATTGAAGTTATGGACCCTTTCATTAAGAGGAAGAG gGAAGAAAAGGCTGCAGCAGCAGCGAAAGCAGGCACTACAAGTGAATCATCAGATACAGCGAGCACCACGATGGCGGTACCACAAGCTACTACCAGTACGCCAGGAATAAATCCATATACAG gACTGCCACATTCCCAGCGATACCACGAGTTGCTTCGACGTCGACTCGGACTTCCTGTATGGGAATATAAAAACGACTTCATGAGATTGTTGAATACTCATCAGTGTGTAGTATTGGTTGGTGAGACAGGGTCTGGAAAGACAACTCAGATACCTCAGTGGTCGGTGGAATTTGCTGCAGTAACAGCAGGGAAGTCAACAGGAGTTGCTTGTACGCAGCCAAGAAGAGTAGCAGCTATGTCAGTGGCACAGAGAGTTGCGGAGGAGATGGATGTAGCGCTGGGCCAACAAGTCGGCTATAGCATTCGTTTTGAAGACTGTTCCGGTCCTCAAACAGTCTTGAAATATATGACAGATGGTATGTTGCTTAGAGAAGCAATGTCAGACCCAATGCTCGAACAGTATAGAGTAATTTTACTTGACGAAGCTCATGAAAGGACTCTTGCAACGGATATCCTGATGGGTGTATTGAAGGAAGTGATTAAACAGAGATCGGATTTGAAATTAGTTATCATGTCTGCGACATTAGATGCTGGTAAATTCCAGCAGTACTTTGATAACGCACCGTTGATGAATGTACCAGGTCGAACGCATCCTGTAGAAATATTCTACACGCCTCAACCTGAACGAGATTATTTAGAAGCGGCTATACGGACAGTCATACAAATACATTTGTGTGAAGAGATTGCTGGTGATATTTTGCTGTTTTTAACCGGTCAAGAAGAGATTGAGGACGCATGTAAACGGATAAAACGAGAGATTGACAACTTAGGTCCGGATGCTGGTGAATTGAAGTGCATTCCGCTGTACTCTACATTGCCACCTAACTTGCAGCAAAGGATTTTTGAACCGGCTCCTCCTAATCGACCTAATGGAGCGATAGGGCGTAAAGTAGTCGTCTCAACTAATATAGCTGAAACTTCATTAACTATAGACGGTGTAGTGTTTGTGATAGATCCAGGTTTTGCAAAGCAGAAGGTATACAATCCTCGTATCAGAGTGGAATCTTTGCTGGTCTCACCGATCAGTAAGGCATCAGCTCAGCAGAGGGCAGGTCGTGCGGGACGTACGAGACCGGGGAAGTGTTTCAGGCTTTATACGGAGAAAGCTTACAAGAATGAAATGCAAGATAATACTTATCCGGAGATTCTGAG ATCAAATTTAGGATCTGTAGTTTTGCAGCTGAAGAAGCTGGGTATCGACGATCTCGTGCACTTTGACTTCATGGACCCGCCCGCTCCAGAGACCCTGATGCGTGCACTGGAATTATTGAACTATCTCGCTGCACTcg ATGATGACGGCAACTTGACAGATCTGGGTGCTGTGATGGCGGAGTTCCCTCTGGACCCTCAGCTGGCTAAGATGCTCATCGCCAGCTGCAATCACAACTGCTCCAATGAGATACTATCCATCACCGCTATGCTGTCTG TGCCGCAATGTTTTGTTCGACCTAACGAGGCTCGGAAGGCGGCTGATGAGGCGAAGATGCGTTTTGCTCATATTGACGGAGATCATCTCACATTGCTCAATGTCTACCACGCGTTTAAACAGA ACATGGAGGATCCCCACTGGTGTTATGACAACTTCATCAACTACCGTTCTCTAAAGTCTGGTGATAATGTGCGGCAGCAGCTCAGCAGGATCATGGACAG atttaatttaaaacggaCAAGCACAGAGTTTACAAGCAAAGATTACTATATCAATATAAGAAAAGCGCTCGTCAATGGATTCTTTATGCAG GTGGCACATTTGGAACGCACCGGTCATTATCTGACTGTAAAAGATAACCAAGTGGTACAGCTTCATCCGTCCACATGTCTAGATCATAAACCAGATTGGGTTATATATAATGAATTTGTACTCACAACAAAGAATTATATACGTACAGTGACAGATATTAAAC CGGAGTGGTTACTCAAAATAGCACCGCAGTATTATGAGTTGAATAATTTTCCACAATGCGAGGCTCGTCGTCAGCTCGAGCTCCTGCAGGCCAGGCTCGACTCCAAGGCCTACCAGGAGGGCTTCTAG